From the genome of Vicia villosa cultivar HV-30 ecotype Madison, WI linkage group LG2, Vvil1.0, whole genome shotgun sequence, one region includes:
- the LOC131646401 gene encoding GDSL esterase/lipase EXL3-like has translation MVNSASNFVKEIYDLGARRIGVFNVPPIGCLPFQRTATGGIERKIVVEYNEAVELYNYKLSKGFDTRRTTEASSGLCSKSS, from the exons ATGGTCAATTCAGCTTCTAATTTCGTAAAG GAAATATATGATCTAGGTGCAAGGAGGATTGGAGTATTCAATGTACCACCAATTGGTTGTTTACCATTTCAGAGAACAGCAACTGGAGGAATAGAAAGAAAAATTGTAGTAGAATACAATGAAGCGGTAGAATTATACAACTACAAATTGTCAAAGGG GTTTGATACAAGGCGTACAACTGAAGCTAGCTCAGGGCTATGTTCCAAGAGTTCTTAG
- the LOC131649551 gene encoding uncharacterized protein LOC131649551 — translation MADTKFIAEGGSSHRPPYFNDNNMWSVVENGNYTPMTTATDTVASVPKIQSQWTKEENDKVLLNSKAQFILSCALSREEYDRIEECTTAKEIWDALKIHHEGTNHVKEERIDLGVRKFETFEMKEEETIDEMFSRFTIIVNELRSLGKAYSAHERIRKILRCLPKIWRPMVTAISQAKDLKILQVEELIGSLRAHESILNEDKPQRKGKMIALKTSHNSASQISTSQGITEEETGFLSEDENDLALISRRIQQMILKRNQNRKSFQPRKDYQKPEIDKSKITCYGCNKFGHFKTECPLKTHRNFSSKKKSMLAQWDDSENSNSEAEDEEANLCLMTNSDSEEHHSQYAGGFESDHPYLSKIPSVFPYIHTPSSKHS, via the exons ATGGCTGATACAAAGTTTATAGCTGAAGGAGGATCATCACATAGGCCTCCTTACTTTAATG ATAACAACATGTGGTCTGTGGTTGAAAATGGCAACTACACACCAATGACTACTGCAACAGACACAGTTGCGTCAGTTCCAAAAATTCAGTCACAATGGACAAAAGAAGAAAACGACAAGGTACTACTAAACTCTAAAGCTCAATTTATATTATCATGTGCTCTTAGCAGGGAAGAATACGACCGGATAGAAGAATGCACAACTGCCAAAGAAATCTGGGATGCTCTCAAAATACATCATGAAGGAACAAATCATGTTAAAGAAGAAAGAATTGATCTAGGAGTCAGGAAATTTGAAACCTTTGAGATGAAGGAAGAAGAAACCATAGATGAAATGTTCTCTAGATTCACTATAATTGTCAATGAACTAAGATCACTGGGAAAAGCTTATTCTGCTCatgaaagaattagaaaaattctaagatgTCTCCCAAAGATTTGGAGACCTATGGTAACAGCTATCTCACAAGCAAAAGATCTAAAGATTTTACAAGTTGAAGAACTTATAGGATCTCTTCGTGCTCATGAAAGTATCCTCAATGAAGATAAACCACAAAGAAAAGGTAAAATGATAGCTCTTAAAACCTCTCATAATTCTGCATCTCAAATCTCCACCTCACAAGGAATAACTGAAGAAGAGACCGGATTTCTATCTGAGGATGAAAATGATTTGGCTTTAATCTCTAGAAGAATTCAACaaatgattttaaaaagaaatcaaaacAGAAAGTCATTTCAACCCAGGAAAGATTACCAGAAACCTGAGATTGATAAAAGCAAGATTACATGTTATGGATGCAACAAATTTGGACACTTCAAAACAGAATGCCCACTCAAAACTCATAGGAATTTTTCCTCTAAAAAGAAATCTATGCTTGCACAATGGGATGACTCAGAGAACTCTAACTCTGAAGCTGAAGATGAGGAAGCTAACCTATGCCTGATGACTAACTCCGATTCTGAAGAG CATCATTCTCAATACGCTGGAGGTTTTGAATCAGATCATCCTTATTTATCCAAAATCCCTTCAGTCTTTCCATATATCCATACTCCATCATCCAAGCACTCTTGA